A region of Fibrobacter succinogenes subsp. succinogenes S85 DNA encodes the following proteins:
- a CDS encoding FISUMP domain-containing protein: protein MTNKIDLPASSTIDLFSSSSDVSKMICDSVGTCFKSPLETCSKRPYNSECVKSCDAYYSCENDYICASEWRDNSIFFDVCLQACFDFKDSLINGNLYCFDLLRYGNTGHYLDEICNSTSNYCSYDWKIEPCTNENCMKDTRDGQIYKITTIGKQTWMAQNLNYRGYIFPTAMRDSLSYCYNDSCLKYGRYYTWAAAMDSAAIFSTGGKNCGYFSYDTICKPKYPVQGICPYGWHLPTIEEWRLLVTTVGGEDVAGQILGATTGWWLNNEKNKNSVNFDIFPTGYADFVGSTINFIDLGYGGKLGVLGVGKSAKFWSSSYHNPSTINGVSDHKIFGAEGLYYSPEYVNTTNGVGFVSFARSVRCVKD from the coding sequence TTGACAAACAAAATAGATTTGCCAGCATCATCTACAATTGATTTATTTAGTTCTAGTAGTGATGTATCTAAAATGATTTGCGATAGCGTTGGAACATGTTTTAAGTCTCCATTAGAAACATGTTCTAAACGACCATACAATTCCGAATGCGTTAAATCTTGCGATGCATATTATAGTTGTGAAAATGATTATATCTGTGCTTCAGAATGGCGGGATAATAGTATTTTTTTTGATGTTTGTTTACAAGCTTGTTTTGATTTCAAAGACAGTCTTATTAATGGGAATTTATATTGCTTCGATTTGTTACGTTATGGCAATACAGGTCATTATCTAGACGAAATCTGTAATTCGACTTCAAATTATTGTAGTTATGATTGGAAAATAGAACCTTGCACAAATGAAAATTGCATGAAAGACACAAGAGATGGTCAAATTTACAAGATTACCACTATTGGAAAACAAACATGGATGGCTCAAAATTTAAATTATCGAGGTTATATCTTTCCAACTGCCATGAGAGATTCTTTAAGCTATTGCTATAACGACAGCTGTTTAAAGTATGGACGTTATTACACTTGGGCTGCAGCTATGGATAGTGCTGCAATTTTTTCAACTGGAGGAAAAAATTGCGGATACTTTAGTTATGATACAATCTGTAAGCCTAAATATCCAGTTCAAGGAATATGCCCATATGGTTGGCACTTGCCCACTATAGAAGAATGGCGACTTCTTGTAACAACAGTGGGAGGCGAAGATGTTGCAGGACAAATATTAGGCGCAACTACAGGATGGTGGCTTAACAATGAAAAAAATAAAAACAGTGTTAATTTTGATATTTTCCCTACGGGATATGCTGATTTTGTTGGAAGCACGATCAATTTTATTGATTTAGGTTATGGAGGAAAATTAGGTGTTCTTGGTGTTGGTAAAAGCGCAAAGTTTTGGTCTTCAAGCTACCACAATCCTTCTACAATTAATGGAGTAAGCGATCACAAAATATTTGGTGCTGAAGGACTTTATTATAGTCCTGAATATGTAAATACTACTAATGGGGTTGGATTTGTTAGTTTTGCTCGATCAGTTCGATGTGTAAAGGATTAA
- a CDS encoding PD-(D/E)XK nuclease family transposase has protein sequence MNRSEFIAMAKDVHEHPEHLADYRKIYKNVYPFSDGIFKMLIANEAKPERTVKFLNAMLGLTGDKAIKTYTLGVPENPGVLNDKTAIFDIYGTTQAGEPVLIEVQQNFNTLFVDRLIYYTARVISRTVKKAQDYNLPHIYVLSILTENQFPRERDTYLHHAQLVRNRHLFYSKLDIYLVELEKFFAIEDRTLPENREQSDRAEMLRIFRDVLEDKDIPEEKLKRLLDKDFANDVSFKGYTDETLLNEVDGMTDMLYEKQGSYLQGKDDERNEIAIAMLAEGDSIEKIARVTKLSENDVRKLQAEQVRETASA, from the coding sequence ATGAACAGAAGCGAATTCATCGCCATGGCAAAGGACGTGCACGAGCATCCTGAGCACCTGGCAGACTACAGAAAAATCTACAAGAACGTTTATCCGTTCAGCGACGGCATCTTCAAGATGCTCATAGCCAACGAGGCGAAACCCGAACGGACTGTGAAATTCTTGAACGCAATGCTCGGGCTCACGGGAGACAAGGCCATAAAAACATATACCTTGGGGGTCCCAGAGAATCCTGGTGTGCTTAACGACAAGACCGCCATCTTCGACATCTACGGCACCACACAGGCAGGCGAGCCCGTGCTGATCGAGGTCCAGCAGAATTTCAACACTCTGTTCGTTGACAGGCTCATCTACTACACCGCCCGTGTCATCTCGCGAACGGTCAAGAAGGCTCAAGATTACAATCTGCCGCATATCTACGTACTCTCCATCCTGACCGAAAATCAGTTCCCGAGGGAGCGCGACACCTATCTCCACCACGCCCAACTCGTGCGGAATCGCCATCTGTTCTACAGCAAGCTGGACATCTACCTTGTTGAACTAGAGAAGTTTTTCGCCATCGAGGACCGCACCCTGCCCGAGAACCGCGAACAGTCCGACAGGGCCGAAATGCTGCGGATTTTTCGCGATGTCCTTGAAGACAAGGATATCCCCGAAGAAAAACTGAAACGGCTCCTTGACAAGGACTTTGCGAATGATGTATCTTTTAAGGGGTACACGGATGAAACCCTTCTAAATGAGGTTGACGGAATGACGGACATGCTTTACGAAAAACAGGGCTCGTACCTGCAGGGAAAGGATGACGAACGTAATGAAATCGCCATCGCCATGCTCGCCGAAGGTGATTCCATCGAGAAAATCGCCCGCGTGACCAAGCTTTCCGAGAATGACGTTCGCAAGTTGCAGGCAGAACAAGTCCGCGAAACGGCATCAGCATAA
- a CDS encoding glycoside hydrolase family 30 beta sandwich domain-containing protein yields MTYSMKGFSLFAGSIAFLSTLACAATINVDMGKEYQRISGFGAASAWAGSITDKNAAFLWDSTSGAGLTLHRIRIAPDGSTSETSIAKKASEYGVKVWAAPWTSKYTVNYDGDKKHLDFNHAQDWANTILKFTQDMRKAGVNLYAISSQNEPDGTGDNHYEPDELARWVGDYLGPTLDTTGIKIIGTEAINWYGFPNYKKAFFNNPAALKYTDIFGTHEYGGDPAAYPEIHEAGKEFWETEVYDLGSNKEDVGMGSALRVANMIHDALTISNMNAWHFWWIYSCSEPSCGNGALWPQGQGNPDNVEPTKRLWVMGNYSRFARPGARRIDATKKPERDVKVTAYRDSLKTKIAVVILNSKNEEFKADFDFGSTKIGSFKPYVTDDNNNLKEGSEVKVDGSKCSYSAPARSATTVEFILWQEPKVEPPKDSTESIAFGRLSVPQKRQSTYKVFSPIGAFIGEFQAEHIDELRNAMTSAGLSRGVYMVKLGNAKTQRMVLR; encoded by the coding sequence ATGACGTATTCAATGAAGGGATTTTCTCTTTTTGCGGGTTCTATCGCATTTTTGAGCACTCTAGCCTGTGCTGCAACGATAAACGTTGACATGGGCAAGGAATACCAGCGCATCAGCGGCTTTGGTGCCGCATCAGCATGGGCGGGGTCCATCACCGACAAGAACGCCGCCTTCCTTTGGGACTCCACTAGTGGCGCGGGGCTTACCCTGCATCGCATCCGTATTGCTCCGGACGGTTCCACCTCCGAAACAAGTATCGCCAAAAAGGCGAGTGAATACGGCGTCAAAGTTTGGGCTGCTCCGTGGACATCCAAATATACTGTCAATTACGATGGCGATAAAAAACATTTGGATTTCAATCACGCCCAGGACTGGGCAAACACCATCTTAAAGTTTACGCAAGACATGCGAAAAGCTGGAGTCAACTTATACGCAATTTCGTCGCAAAACGAGCCCGACGGCACCGGCGACAACCACTACGAACCCGATGAATTGGCACGTTGGGTCGGCGACTACCTTGGTCCCACCCTTGATACCACGGGCATCAAAATCATTGGCACCGAAGCTATCAACTGGTACGGATTTCCCAATTATAAAAAAGCCTTCTTCAACAATCCTGCCGCCCTGAAATACACGGACATTTTCGGGACGCACGAATACGGCGGAGACCCCGCCGCTTACCCTGAAATTCACGAAGCCGGCAAAGAATTTTGGGAAACCGAAGTCTACGATCTCGGAAGCAACAAGGAAGACGTTGGCATGGGAAGCGCTCTCCGCGTTGCAAACATGATTCACGACGCCCTTACTATTTCGAACATGAACGCTTGGCATTTCTGGTGGATTTATTCCTGTAGCGAACCCAGCTGTGGTAATGGAGCGCTTTGGCCGCAAGGACAAGGCAACCCCGATAACGTGGAGCCTACCAAGCGACTCTGGGTCATGGGAAACTACAGCCGCTTTGCACGCCCCGGCGCGAGGAGAATCGACGCCACCAAGAAACCCGAAAGAGATGTAAAGGTCACCGCCTACCGCGACTCCCTCAAGACGAAAATTGCAGTCGTCATTCTCAATTCCAAGAATGAGGAATTCAAGGCGGACTTTGACTTCGGAAGCACAAAGATTGGAAGCTTTAAGCCCTATGTCACCGACGACAATAACAACCTCAAGGAAGGAAGCGAAGTCAAAGTCGATGGCTCAAAATGCAGCTACAGCGCCCCAGCCCGCAGTGCAACGACCGTCGAATTCATTCTGTGGCAGGAGCCCAAGGTGGAACCGCCCAAGGATTCAACAGAATCAATTGCCTTCGGGAGACTTTCTGTACCGCAAAAACGCCAAAGCACATATAAAGTATTTAGCCCAATCGGAGCGTTTATCGGCGAATTCCAAGCCGAGCATATCGATGAACTCCGCAACGCCATGACAAGCGCAGGCTTAAGCCGCGGCGTGTACATGGTCAAACTCGGGAACGCCAAAACGCAACGAATGGTGCTGAGATAG
- a CDS encoding SprT-like domain-containing protein, with product MQKFSLKNIRFLIGEFEKRLADLRSFSDFTSKAETAVKESADAVLNSLIKEKLEGVFLGRLDLEPETLLSLTERKVTNASHLMGVSESVLANAFAVPAADAKKIVEYVGEHYENARKSVNVKLNVDEKTRESSDLVRALYAYRHGLSLAQKCQELLKENEARVIENINALRPYTSSFRFVATLLFNKEAKVRFNSLNELYESDFWQRSASLLSELQTLITADPSFAWEAFSQSPIPFFTDLERICPYALGNEEIVSSELPKEILDERTNLDGLKTQLRQYQVLGVKFILHQGRVLLGDEMGLGKTVEAIAALVTLKNLGETHFMVICPASILVNWIREIQKLCDIPAVKIHGPDKFIYFDAWKKNGGVAVTTYETSRQLELSEKDSISMVVVDEAHYIKNPGSQRTVSVRKICKHSNRLLLMTGTALENRTKEMLFLLQILRPKIASMAMGFAKESTSQEFMQMIAPIYYRRKREDVLKELPELIEEESWIEGGDAEMAAYEEAAVKEEFMTMRRVSFNVDDFEQSGKLKRIKEIVRQAKFENRKVLVFSFFLETIKKVCAYLNDSCMEPITGAVPVSHRQEIIDAFEKSPAGTVLPLQINAGGLGLNIQAANVVILCEPQLKPSAEMQAISRAYRMGQVRNVLVYRLLMLDSIDEKINTLLKFKKQVFNTFADKSLSGTQDLEISPDEIKNLFKKEVERIRAAQGSVPTDKSLIAENEWLGKETNEEINEFGYREHDPVLITPDFMRKTCERYNELYFEGMLDVDRLTFELDYSSSYLACFVPSYLSIVFSRHFEFDYRKYRNTMVHEMCHYYLYSFSIENRSDNTFKYETVHGKAFQDLVDRLNSKHAELNVMLRDCDC from the coding sequence ATGCAAAAGTTTTCGCTAAAGAATATCCGCTTTTTGATTGGTGAATTTGAAAAACGATTGGCCGATTTGAGGTCATTTTCGGATTTTACATCTAAAGCGGAAACCGCTGTAAAAGAATCTGCCGATGCGGTATTGAACTCTCTTATCAAGGAAAAGCTTGAGGGGGTGTTTCTTGGGCGGCTGGATCTTGAGCCGGAAACTTTGCTTAGTTTGACCGAAAGAAAGGTCACAAACGCTTCTCATTTGATGGGCGTGTCCGAAAGCGTTCTTGCCAACGCATTTGCGGTCCCTGCGGCCGATGCAAAGAAAATTGTCGAGTATGTGGGGGAGCATTACGAAAATGCTCGAAAATCTGTCAATGTGAAGTTGAATGTTGACGAGAAAACGCGGGAATCATCTGACCTTGTCCGGGCTCTTTACGCTTATCGTCATGGGCTTTCGTTAGCGCAAAAATGCCAAGAACTTTTGAAAGAAAACGAAGCTCGTGTCATTGAAAATATCAACGCATTGCGCCCCTATACGAGTTCGTTCAGGTTTGTGGCGACGCTCCTCTTTAACAAGGAGGCGAAAGTCCGGTTTAATTCGCTGAATGAGCTTTATGAGAGCGATTTTTGGCAGCGTTCTGCGTCTTTGCTCTCTGAATTGCAAACGCTAATAACGGCAGATCCGTCGTTTGCGTGGGAGGCGTTTTCTCAATCGCCAATTCCTTTCTTTACCGACTTGGAAAGGATTTGCCCTTACGCATTGGGCAATGAAGAAATAGTTTCGTCGGAATTGCCGAAGGAAATTCTTGACGAACGGACGAATTTAGACGGCTTAAAGACGCAGCTGCGCCAATATCAAGTTCTTGGCGTGAAGTTTATTTTGCATCAGGGACGAGTTTTGCTAGGGGACGAAATGGGTCTCGGTAAAACGGTCGAAGCGATTGCCGCACTTGTGACATTGAAAAATTTGGGTGAAACCCATTTTATGGTTATTTGCCCGGCAAGCATTTTGGTGAACTGGATTCGTGAAATCCAGAAGCTTTGTGATATTCCAGCCGTAAAAATCCACGGACCGGACAAGTTTATTTATTTTGATGCGTGGAAAAAGAATGGGGGAGTCGCTGTTACGACTTATGAAACTTCGAGACAGCTGGAATTATCTGAAAAAGATTCCATTTCGATGGTTGTTGTCGATGAAGCGCATTACATCAAGAATCCGGGGAGCCAACGCACCGTGAGTGTCCGCAAAATATGCAAACACTCAAATCGGTTGCTGCTCATGACGGGTACTGCTCTTGAAAACCGCACGAAAGAAATGCTCTTCTTGTTGCAAATTCTCCGTCCGAAGATTGCGTCAATGGCGATGGGCTTTGCTAAAGAAAGTACTAGCCAAGAATTTATGCAGATGATTGCGCCGATTTACTATCGGCGAAAGCGCGAAGATGTGTTGAAGGAATTGCCGGAGCTCATCGAAGAAGAATCGTGGATTGAAGGTGGCGATGCTGAGATGGCTGCATACGAAGAAGCGGCTGTTAAAGAAGAATTCATGACGATGCGCCGGGTTTCTTTTAATGTCGACGATTTTGAACAGTCCGGAAAGCTGAAGCGAATCAAGGAGATTGTTCGTCAGGCAAAATTTGAAAACCGCAAGGTTCTCGTCTTTTCATTTTTCTTGGAAACCATCAAGAAAGTTTGCGCATATTTGAATGATTCTTGCATGGAGCCTATTACGGGTGCGGTGCCTGTGAGCCATAGGCAAGAAATTATCGATGCGTTTGAAAAATCCCCTGCCGGGACAGTTCTCCCGTTGCAAATCAACGCGGGCGGGCTTGGTTTGAACATTCAGGCCGCCAATGTGGTCATCTTGTGCGAACCGCAGCTGAAGCCGAGTGCCGAGATGCAGGCGATTTCTCGCGCATACCGAATGGGTCAGGTCCGAAATGTGCTGGTGTACAGGCTTTTAATGCTTGATTCGATTGACGAGAAAATCAACACTCTGCTCAAATTCAAAAAGCAGGTTTTTAATACGTTTGCCGATAAGTCTCTGTCCGGGACGCAGGATTTGGAAATCAGTCCTGATGAAATCAAGAATCTTTTCAAGAAAGAAGTTGAGCGAATCCGTGCCGCACAAGGGAGCGTTCCGACAGACAAAAGTCTTATTGCAGAAAACGAGTGGCTTGGAAAAGAAACGAATGAAGAAATAAATGAATTTGGCTATCGGGAACATGATCCGGTTTTGATAACGCCGGATTTTATGCGGAAAACCTGCGAACGCTACAATGAGCTCTATTTTGAAGGCATGCTAGACGTAGACCGGTTGACTTTTGAATTGGACTATAGTTCTAGTTATTTGGCCTGTTTTGTTCCTAGCTATTTAAGCATCGTATTCAGCCGCCATTTTGAATTTGATTACCGGAAATACCGCAATACGATGGTGCATGAAATGTGCCATTATTATCTGTATTCATTTTCAATAGAAAATAGATCCGACAACACTTTCAAATATGAGACGGTTCACGGCAAAGCATTCCAGGATTTGGTCGACAGATTGAATTCTAAACATGCTGAGCTCAATGTGATGCTTAGAGATTGTGATTGCTAA